One genomic segment of Sminthopsis crassicaudata isolate SCR6 chromosome 4, ASM4859323v1, whole genome shotgun sequence includes these proteins:
- the LOC141540364 gene encoding zinc finger protein 630-like isoform X3, giving the protein MGTDLQSFSIGAAERVWAPHSFFLLQLSPAKTLLFPRMEAEQGPTPGFLMAPFQGPVTFRDVAVDFTREEWRVLEPAQRALHRDVMLETFQNLLSVGIPVSRLDVISLLEKPEGAWSPESRDCSGSHQDSLSNKIKFKARSSSLIQNISEASSKKILPKGTARHCKVEKSRKYDVDLEKPKGILERRPKQITVIPRTTFNQGSRSQSNLFGKRFRFGPVFSLWRETMGKSAYKYKTLGKDIKDFPSLLSYNAFFLEKNFSKDIKWKKPFKYHSDLITFHRIHAGEKQCKHKKCGKAVGPRANYVDSQNRSKHECKQYEKAFSYKESLTKPKRMHITEKLFECNEFGKAFSEKGHVAHQGIHIKDKIFQCNKCEKAFSKRTYLNKHQRIHTGEKPFEYSEYGKDFNHRESLINNQKTHTREKLFACNVCGKAFNDSQILKSHQGIHTEEKKGKLYCPSENSYC; this is encoded by the exons ATGGGAACTGATCTTCAGTCTTTCTCAATAGGAGCCGCGGAGCGGGTCTGGGCCCCTCACAGCTTCTTTCTCCTCCAGCTCAGCCCTGCAAAGACCCTGCTCTTCCCCAGGATGGAGGCCGAGCAGGGCCCGACTCCTGGCTTCCTCATGGCCCCCTTTCAG GGCCCGGTGACCTTCCGGGACGTGGCCGTGGACTTCACCCGGGAGGAGTGGAGGGTCCTGGAGCCGGCCCAGAGGGCCCTGCACAGGGACGTGATGCTGGAGACCTTCCAGAACCTGCTCTCTGTGG GGATTCCTGTTTCCAGACTGGATGTGATCTCTCTGTTGGAGAAGCCAGAAGGAGCCTGGAGTCCCGAGAGCAGAGACTGCAGTGGGTCTCATCAAG attcccttagcaacaaaatcaaatttaaagCAAGGAGCTCAAGTCTGATACAGAACATTTCTGAAGCATCATCCAAGAAGATACTTCCAAAGGGTACAGCCAGGCACTGCAAGGTGGAGAAATCCAGAAAATATgatgttgatttagaaaaaccaAAGGGCATCCTGGAGAGACGACCCAAACAAATAACAGTTATTCCCAGAACAACTTTTAATCAAGGAAGTAGATCTCAGAGCAATCTATTCGGGAAAAGATTTCGTTTTGGACCAGTCTTTTCACTGTGGagagaaacaatgggaaaaagtGCCTATAAATATAAGACACTTGGAAAGGACATCAAAGATTTTCCTAGTCTACTTTCTTACAATGCATTCTTCTTAGAGAAGAATTTTTCTAAGGATATCAAATGGAAGAAGCCCTTTAAATACCACTCAGACCTAATTACATTTCACAGAATACATGCTGGAGAGAAGCAATGTAAACACAAGAAATGTGGCAAAGCTGTTGGCCCAAGGGCTAATTATGTTGACTCTCAAAACAGAAGCAAACATGAGTGTAAGCAATATGAGAAAGCCTTTAGCTACAAGGAAAGCTTGACTAAACCTAAGAGAATGCATATTACAGAGAAActttttgaatgtaatgaatttGGGAAAGCCTTCAGTGAAAAGGGACATGTTGCACATCAGGGAATTCATATTAAAGACAAAATCTTCCAATGTAACAAATGTGAAAAAGCCTTCAGTAAGAGGACATACCTTaataaacatcagagaattcatactggagagaaaccttttgaataTAGTGAATATGGAAAAGACTTCAACCATAGGGAAAGCCTTATTAATAATCAGAAAACTCATACTAGAGAGAAACTCTTTGCATGTAACGTGTGTGGAAAAGCCTTCAATGATAGTCAAATACTCAAAAGTCACCAAGGCATTCATACTGAAGAGAAA AAAGGCAAACTTTATTGcccatcagagaattcatactgttGA
- the LOC141540364 gene encoding uncharacterized protein LOC141540364 isoform X2 has protein sequence MGTDLQSFSIGAAERVWAPHSFFLLQLSPAKTLLFPRMEAEQGPTPGFLMAPFQGPVTFRDVAVDFTREEWRVLEPAQRALHRDVMLETFQNLLSVGIPVSRLDVISLLEKPEGAWSPESRDCSGSHQDSLSNKIKFKARSSSLIQNISEASSKKILPKGTARHCKVEKSRKYDVDLEKPKGILERRPKQITVIPRTTFNQGSRSQSNLFGKRFRFGPVFSLWRETMGKSAYKYKTLGKDIKDFPSLLSYNAFFLEKNFSKDIKWKKPFKYHSDLITFHRIHAGEKQCKHKKCGKAVGPRANYVDSQNRSKHECKQYEKAFSYKESLTKPKRMHITEKLFECNEFGKAFSEKGHVAHQGIHIKDKIFQCNKCEKAFSKRTYLNKHQRIHTGEKPFEYSEYGKDFNHRESLINNQKTHTREKLFACNVCGKAFNDSQILKSHQGIHTEEKAFKCNECGEAFSEKDLLNRHQRIHTGEKPFDCIECGKTFSQRGNLLIHQRTHTGEKPFACNECGQTCSHRSRLIYHKRTHTGEKRFHCNECGKAFNYRGNLIAHHRTHTGKKPFECGECGKDFSRKEVLMNHQRIHTGEKPFECNECGKAFTQKGSLITHQRIHTGKKPFACNECGKAFSVRGNLIAHQRIHTGEKPFTCNDCGKSFSERGSLNRHQRTHTGEKPFPCNDCGKAFTERGSLNKHQRLHTGDKTFACDQCGKAFSQRASLMTHQSTHTGEKPFPCNNCGKAFRLKINLITHQRKHTGDKPFVCNECGKAFSKKGNFISHQRTHTGEKPFPCNDCGKAFSEKGTLNRHQRTHTGEKPFSCNECGKTFTQRTKLITHQKSHTEDKIFPCNDCGKAFRRRRNLTIHQRSHTGDKPFECNDCGKAFNEKRSLNRHQRIHTGEKSFACKECGRAFSGRANLVRHQRTHTGEKPFSCNECGKTFTQRTKLITHQKSHTEDKIFPCNDCGKAFRRRRNLTIHQRSHTGDKPFECNDCGKAFNEKRSLNRHQRIHTGEKSFACKECGRAFSGRANLVRHQRSHTGEKPFTCNECDIAFNRKANFIAHQRIHTVEQPIEQREHGKAFIKKDIPPNCQRIKTVQKSFACNECKKTFRERKHFINHQKIHMEHEEF, from the exons ATGGGAACTGATCTTCAGTCTTTCTCAATAGGAGCCGCGGAGCGGGTCTGGGCCCCTCACAGCTTCTTTCTCCTCCAGCTCAGCCCTGCAAAGACCCTGCTCTTCCCCAGGATGGAGGCCGAGCAGGGCCCGACTCCTGGCTTCCTCATGGCCCCCTTTCAG GGCCCGGTGACCTTCCGGGACGTGGCCGTGGACTTCACCCGGGAGGAGTGGAGGGTCCTGGAGCCGGCCCAGAGGGCCCTGCACAGGGACGTGATGCTGGAGACCTTCCAGAACCTGCTCTCTGTGG GGATTCCTGTTTCCAGACTGGATGTGATCTCTCTGTTGGAGAAGCCAGAAGGAGCCTGGAGTCCCGAGAGCAGAGACTGCAGTGGGTCTCATCAAG attcccttagcaacaaaatcaaatttaaagCAAGGAGCTCAAGTCTGATACAGAACATTTCTGAAGCATCATCCAAGAAGATACTTCCAAAGGGTACAGCCAGGCACTGCAAGGTGGAGAAATCCAGAAAATATgatgttgatttagaaaaaccaAAGGGCATCCTGGAGAGACGACCCAAACAAATAACAGTTATTCCCAGAACAACTTTTAATCAAGGAAGTAGATCTCAGAGCAATCTATTCGGGAAAAGATTTCGTTTTGGACCAGTCTTTTCACTGTGGagagaaacaatgggaaaaagtGCCTATAAATATAAGACACTTGGAAAGGACATCAAAGATTTTCCTAGTCTACTTTCTTACAATGCATTCTTCTTAGAGAAGAATTTTTCTAAGGATATCAAATGGAAGAAGCCCTTTAAATACCACTCAGACCTAATTACATTTCACAGAATACATGCTGGAGAGAAGCAATGTAAACACAAGAAATGTGGCAAAGCTGTTGGCCCAAGGGCTAATTATGTTGACTCTCAAAACAGAAGCAAACATGAGTGTAAGCAATATGAGAAAGCCTTTAGCTACAAGGAAAGCTTGACTAAACCTAAGAGAATGCATATTACAGAGAAActttttgaatgtaatgaatttGGGAAAGCCTTCAGTGAAAAGGGACATGTTGCACATCAGGGAATTCATATTAAAGACAAAATCTTCCAATGTAACAAATGTGAAAAAGCCTTCAGTAAGAGGACATACCTTaataaacatcagagaattcatactggagagaaaccttttgaataTAGTGAATATGGAAAAGACTTCAACCATAGGGAAAGCCTTATTAATAATCAGAAAACTCATACTAGAGAGAAACTCTTTGCATGTAACGTGTGTGGAAAAGCCTTCAATGATAGTCAAATACTCAAAAGTCACCAAGGCATTCATACTGAAGAGAAAGcttttaaatgtaatgaatgtggggaAGCCTTCAGTGAAAAGGATCTCCTTAAtagacatcagagaattcatactggagagaaaccttttgattGTATTGAGTGTGGGAAAACCTTCAGTCAGAGGGGAAACCTTCTTATCCATCAGAgaactcatactggagagaaaccctttgccTGTAATGAATGTGGACAAACCTGTAGTCACAGGTCACGTCTCATTTATCATAAGAGGactcatactggagaaaaacgcTTTCactgtaatgaatgtgggaaggctttcAATTATAGGGGAAACCTCATTGCACATCATAGAACTCATACTGGCAAGAAACCCTTTGAATGTGGTGAATGTGGAAAAGACTTTAGCCGGAAGGAAGTACTTATGaatcatcagagaattcatactggagagaaaccttttgaatgtaatgaatgtgggaaagcttttacACAAAAGGGAAGCTTGATTACCCATCAGAGGATTCATACTGGAAAGAAACCCTTTGcctgtaatgaatgtgggaaggcctttaGTGTGAGGGGAAACCTTATtgcacatcagagaattcatactggagaaaaaccctttACATGTAATGATTGTGGGAAATCCTTTAGTGAGCGGGGAAGCCTCAATAGACATCAAAgaactcatactggagagaaaccctttccATGTAATGATTGTGGGAAAGCTTTCACTGAGCGGGGAAGCCTCAATAAACATCAAAGACTTCATACTGGAGACAAAACCTTTGCATGTGATCAGTGTGGCAAAGCATTTAGCCAAAGAGCCAGCCTTATGACCCATCAGAGtactcatactggagagaaaccttttccATGTAATAATTGTGGGAAGGCTTTCAGGTTGAAGATAAACCTTATTACACATCAGAGAAAGCATACTGGGGATAAACCCTTTGtttgtaatgaatgtgggaaagccttcagtaAGAAAGGGAACTTTATTTCACATCAGAGaactcatactggagaaaaaccctttCCATGTAATGACTGTGGGAAAGCTTTCAGTGAGAAAGGAACCCTTAATAGACATCAGAgaactcatactggagagaaacccttttcatgtaatgaatgtggaaaaacctTTACCCAAAGAACCAAGCTTATAACCCATCAGAAATCTCATACTGAAGACAAAATTTTTCCATGTAATGATTGTGGAAAAGCTTTCCGGCGGAGGAGAAACCTTACTATACATCAGAGAAGTCATACTGGAGATAAACCCTTTGAATGCAATGATTGTGGGAAAGCTTTCAATGAGAAGAGAAGTCTAAAtagacatcagagaattcatactggagagaaatccTTTGCATGTAAAGAATGTGGGAGAGCCTTCAGTGGGAGAGCAAATCTCGTTAGACATCAGAgaactcatactggagagaaacccttttcatgtaatgaatgtggaaaaacctTTACCCAAAGAACCAAGCTTATAACCCATCAGAAATCTCATACTGAAGACAAAATTTTTCCATGTAATGATTGTGGAAAAGCTTTCCGGCGGAGGAGAAACCTTACTATACATCAGAGAAGTCATACTGGAGATAAACCCTTTGAATGCAATGATTGTGGGAAAGCTTTCAATGAGAAGAGAAGTCTAAAtagacatcagagaattcatactggagagaaatccTTTGCATGTAAAGAATGTGGGAGAGCCTTCAGTGGGAGAGCAAATCTCGTTAGACATCAGAGAagtcatactggagaaaaaccctttACATGTAATGAATGTGACATAGCTTTCAATAGAAAGGCAAACTTTATTGcccatcagagaattcatactgttGAACAACCCATTGAGCAGAGAGAACATGGGAAAGCTTTCATTAAGAAGGACATACCCCCAAATTGCCAGAGAATTAAAACTGTACAGAAATCCTTTGCTTGTAATGAATGTAAGAAAACTTTCAGAGAAAGGAAGCATTTTATTAACCatcaaaaaattcatatggagcatgaagaattttaa
- the LOC141540364 gene encoding uncharacterized protein LOC141540364 isoform X1 translates to MLVGIHHGFASVLDPLGRLCKWETSWMQHGAAERVWAPHSFFLLQLSPAKTLLFPRMEAEQGPTPGFLMAPFQGPVTFRDVAVDFTREEWRVLEPAQRALHRDVMLETFQNLLSVGIPVSRLDVISLLEKPEGAWSPESRDCSGSHQDSLSNKIKFKARSSSLIQNISEASSKKILPKGTARHCKVEKSRKYDVDLEKPKGILERRPKQITVIPRTTFNQGSRSQSNLFGKRFRFGPVFSLWRETMGKSAYKYKTLGKDIKDFPSLLSYNAFFLEKNFSKDIKWKKPFKYHSDLITFHRIHAGEKQCKHKKCGKAVGPRANYVDSQNRSKHECKQYEKAFSYKESLTKPKRMHITEKLFECNEFGKAFSEKGHVAHQGIHIKDKIFQCNKCEKAFSKRTYLNKHQRIHTGEKPFEYSEYGKDFNHRESLINNQKTHTREKLFACNVCGKAFNDSQILKSHQGIHTEEKAFKCNECGEAFSEKDLLNRHQRIHTGEKPFDCIECGKTFSQRGNLLIHQRTHTGEKPFACNECGQTCSHRSRLIYHKRTHTGEKRFHCNECGKAFNYRGNLIAHHRTHTGKKPFECGECGKDFSRKEVLMNHQRIHTGEKPFECNECGKAFTQKGSLITHQRIHTGKKPFACNECGKAFSVRGNLIAHQRIHTGEKPFTCNDCGKSFSERGSLNRHQRTHTGEKPFPCNDCGKAFTERGSLNKHQRLHTGDKTFACDQCGKAFSQRASLMTHQSTHTGEKPFPCNNCGKAFRLKINLITHQRKHTGDKPFVCNECGKAFSKKGNFISHQRTHTGEKPFPCNDCGKAFSEKGTLNRHQRTHTGEKPFSCNECGKTFTQRTKLITHQKSHTEDKIFPCNDCGKAFRRRRNLTIHQRSHTGDKPFECNDCGKAFNEKRSLNRHQRIHTGEKSFACKECGRAFSGRANLVRHQRTHTGEKPFSCNECGKTFTQRTKLITHQKSHTEDKIFPCNDCGKAFRRRRNLTIHQRSHTGDKPFECNDCGKAFNEKRSLNRHQRIHTGEKSFACKECGRAFSGRANLVRHQRSHTGEKPFTCNECDIAFNRKANFIAHQRIHTVEQPIEQREHGKAFIKKDIPPNCQRIKTVQKSFACNECKKTFRERKHFINHQKIHMEHEEF, encoded by the exons ATGCTTGTGGGGATTCATCATGGGTTTGCCTCAGTCCTGGATCCCTTGGGCAGACTGTGCAAGTGGGAAACAAGCTGGATGCAGCACG GAGCCGCGGAGCGGGTCTGGGCCCCTCACAGCTTCTTTCTCCTCCAGCTCAGCCCTGCAAAGACCCTGCTCTTCCCCAGGATGGAGGCCGAGCAGGGCCCGACTCCTGGCTTCCTCATGGCCCCCTTTCAG GGCCCGGTGACCTTCCGGGACGTGGCCGTGGACTTCACCCGGGAGGAGTGGAGGGTCCTGGAGCCGGCCCAGAGGGCCCTGCACAGGGACGTGATGCTGGAGACCTTCCAGAACCTGCTCTCTGTGG GGATTCCTGTTTCCAGACTGGATGTGATCTCTCTGTTGGAGAAGCCAGAAGGAGCCTGGAGTCCCGAGAGCAGAGACTGCAGTGGGTCTCATCAAG attcccttagcaacaaaatcaaatttaaagCAAGGAGCTCAAGTCTGATACAGAACATTTCTGAAGCATCATCCAAGAAGATACTTCCAAAGGGTACAGCCAGGCACTGCAAGGTGGAGAAATCCAGAAAATATgatgttgatttagaaaaaccaAAGGGCATCCTGGAGAGACGACCCAAACAAATAACAGTTATTCCCAGAACAACTTTTAATCAAGGAAGTAGATCTCAGAGCAATCTATTCGGGAAAAGATTTCGTTTTGGACCAGTCTTTTCACTGTGGagagaaacaatgggaaaaagtGCCTATAAATATAAGACACTTGGAAAGGACATCAAAGATTTTCCTAGTCTACTTTCTTACAATGCATTCTTCTTAGAGAAGAATTTTTCTAAGGATATCAAATGGAAGAAGCCCTTTAAATACCACTCAGACCTAATTACATTTCACAGAATACATGCTGGAGAGAAGCAATGTAAACACAAGAAATGTGGCAAAGCTGTTGGCCCAAGGGCTAATTATGTTGACTCTCAAAACAGAAGCAAACATGAGTGTAAGCAATATGAGAAAGCCTTTAGCTACAAGGAAAGCTTGACTAAACCTAAGAGAATGCATATTACAGAGAAActttttgaatgtaatgaatttGGGAAAGCCTTCAGTGAAAAGGGACATGTTGCACATCAGGGAATTCATATTAAAGACAAAATCTTCCAATGTAACAAATGTGAAAAAGCCTTCAGTAAGAGGACATACCTTaataaacatcagagaattcatactggagagaaaccttttgaataTAGTGAATATGGAAAAGACTTCAACCATAGGGAAAGCCTTATTAATAATCAGAAAACTCATACTAGAGAGAAACTCTTTGCATGTAACGTGTGTGGAAAAGCCTTCAATGATAGTCAAATACTCAAAAGTCACCAAGGCATTCATACTGAAGAGAAAGcttttaaatgtaatgaatgtggggaAGCCTTCAGTGAAAAGGATCTCCTTAAtagacatcagagaattcatactggagagaaaccttttgattGTATTGAGTGTGGGAAAACCTTCAGTCAGAGGGGAAACCTTCTTATCCATCAGAgaactcatactggagagaaaccctttgccTGTAATGAATGTGGACAAACCTGTAGTCACAGGTCACGTCTCATTTATCATAAGAGGactcatactggagaaaaacgcTTTCactgtaatgaatgtgggaaggctttcAATTATAGGGGAAACCTCATTGCACATCATAGAACTCATACTGGCAAGAAACCCTTTGAATGTGGTGAATGTGGAAAAGACTTTAGCCGGAAGGAAGTACTTATGaatcatcagagaattcatactggagagaaaccttttgaatgtaatgaatgtgggaaagcttttacACAAAAGGGAAGCTTGATTACCCATCAGAGGATTCATACTGGAAAGAAACCCTTTGcctgtaatgaatgtgggaaggcctttaGTGTGAGGGGAAACCTTATtgcacatcagagaattcatactggagaaaaaccctttACATGTAATGATTGTGGGAAATCCTTTAGTGAGCGGGGAAGCCTCAATAGACATCAAAgaactcatactggagagaaaccctttccATGTAATGATTGTGGGAAAGCTTTCACTGAGCGGGGAAGCCTCAATAAACATCAAAGACTTCATACTGGAGACAAAACCTTTGCATGTGATCAGTGTGGCAAAGCATTTAGCCAAAGAGCCAGCCTTATGACCCATCAGAGtactcatactggagagaaaccttttccATGTAATAATTGTGGGAAGGCTTTCAGGTTGAAGATAAACCTTATTACACATCAGAGAAAGCATACTGGGGATAAACCCTTTGtttgtaatgaatgtgggaaagccttcagtaAGAAAGGGAACTTTATTTCACATCAGAGaactcatactggagaaaaaccctttCCATGTAATGACTGTGGGAAAGCTTTCAGTGAGAAAGGAACCCTTAATAGACATCAGAgaactcatactggagagaaacccttttcatgtaatgaatgtggaaaaacctTTACCCAAAGAACCAAGCTTATAACCCATCAGAAATCTCATACTGAAGACAAAATTTTTCCATGTAATGATTGTGGAAAAGCTTTCCGGCGGAGGAGAAACCTTACTATACATCAGAGAAGTCATACTGGAGATAAACCCTTTGAATGCAATGATTGTGGGAAAGCTTTCAATGAGAAGAGAAGTCTAAAtagacatcagagaattcatactggagagaaatccTTTGCATGTAAAGAATGTGGGAGAGCCTTCAGTGGGAGAGCAAATCTCGTTAGACATCAGAgaactcatactggagagaaacccttttcatgtaatgaatgtggaaaaacctTTACCCAAAGAACCAAGCTTATAACCCATCAGAAATCTCATACTGAAGACAAAATTTTTCCATGTAATGATTGTGGAAAAGCTTTCCGGCGGAGGAGAAACCTTACTATACATCAGAGAAGTCATACTGGAGATAAACCCTTTGAATGCAATGATTGTGGGAAAGCTTTCAATGAGAAGAGAAGTCTAAAtagacatcagagaattcatactggagagaaatccTTTGCATGTAAAGAATGTGGGAGAGCCTTCAGTGGGAGAGCAAATCTCGTTAGACATCAGAGAagtcatactggagaaaaaccctttACATGTAATGAATGTGACATAGCTTTCAATAGAAAGGCAAACTTTATTGcccatcagagaattcatactgttGAACAACCCATTGAGCAGAGAGAACATGGGAAAGCTTTCATTAAGAAGGACATACCCCCAAATTGCCAGAGAATTAAAACTGTACAGAAATCCTTTGCTTGTAATGAATGTAAGAAAACTTTCAGAGAAAGGAAGCATTTTATTAACCatcaaaaaattcatatggagcatgaagaattttaa